Proteins encoded in a region of the Ornithodoros turicata isolate Travis chromosome 3, ASM3712646v1, whole genome shotgun sequence genome:
- the LOC135386990 gene encoding uncharacterized protein LOC135386990, protein MFVSKSGGRIADFKEEVDQLPASVRVVVLHCGTNDMPDTDPDMAIRRYVQLIDHIRSRGNIELVCNPRAFAFNQRLMTLCRGARDLYFLDHGFHRQPPTRVLAADGLHPSFEGVTQIAHRLRSLVPRLLRRLPTRTASTGTPDPVWPTLQEAAAWTQRTTRAEKSSRAKQQD, encoded by the exons ATGTTCGTGTCCAAGAGCGGAGGCCGAATCGCAGACTTCAAAGAAGAGGTGGACCAGCTGCCCGCAAGTGTTCGTGTCGTGGTGTTGCACTGTGGGACGAATGACATGCCGGACACCGATCCCGACATGGCCATCCGTCGCTATGTGCAACTCATCGACCACATTCGCTCTCGGGGAAACATCGAACTTGTG TGCAATCCCCGGGCATTTGCGTTCAACCAACGACTGATGACCCTGTGCCGAGGTGCCCGTGACCTGTATTTCCTGGACCATGGTTTCCACCGACAGCCCCCAACCAGAGTCCTTGCAGCTGACGGCCTCCACCCCAGTTTCGAAGGAGTCACCCAGATCGCCCACCGACTGCGGTCCCTGGTACCCCGGCTGCTCCGTCGCCTACCCACACGTACAGCAAGCACTGGAACGCCGGACCCCGTATGGCCGACACTCCAGGAGGCTGCAGCATGGACACAAAGAACCACACGTGCCGAGAAATCGTCACGAGCCAAGCAGCAGGATTGA